A genome region from Streptomyces sp. S4.7 includes the following:
- a CDS encoding AAA family ATPase, with protein MVPASEHPVGIPLLEREPEIAAAAHAVDGLFGATPSGGLLVYRGAAGLGKTALLSEVRRMAAGRCTVWSARGGETVTSVPFHVVRQLLQPALTGRQPDGLRELLGDGYDIVGPALGVAPPGERHADPQGVRDGFETLFRSLAEARPPLVLIIDDAHWSDLESLAWLASFARRTGGPPILVVVAYRVEDAIGECAHLLRALGESARLLVTLKALTSEATAKLARASLGEHADEPFCREVWEVTGGNAYETVELLAKARDQALDPVAESADALSALGAATRGTGLIARLEELGTTTTRFAWAAAILGTDISPELVVSLAGMGPAEAADCAERLRLARILVGTDPLEFVHPLIATAVYRAIPPATRTAFHGRAAWLVTRSGRGAALASRHLLEVHPDNDAELVEQLREAAAEHLAVGAPDAARRCLERALKEPPLPRVSAEVLYELGCATLLSSPATTVDHLRAAIDTRLLDDALRVDAVFRLSQALTHNDQTREAAQVVAAEAARTAPGPAQMRLRAAHFLWEGVQDAEDDGRERARRLTGTAAGLSGRDNTERVLLMLRAFDATARGESAEEIVQIGERALVDGVLAPGTGWTGTSWGFEPPALLALSFAFADQLDRAESLFDEGMRAFEISGWSGGHLAFAHTLVGYAHRRRGRLVDAEAYLRESLRLADRVGDRLPMHWNGICMLVDTLLARGHVEAAREAAERYAFAPPYASSIAIPDARSVRGRLLLALGRTEEAIAELESTGRALTARGRHNLVMAPWACDLARALADVDPDRAAELAAYARDRAERFGTHTAIGVALCTSAALTEGPAAVELLAEAVTHLEASPCTYELAVARVEYGIAARSAPDLGRGRVLAEECGADGLAERARLALEGTSTAGGGAVHRQD; from the coding sequence ATGGTGCCCGCGTCGGAGCACCCGGTCGGCATCCCGCTCCTCGAACGCGAGCCGGAGATCGCCGCCGCCGCGCACGCCGTCGACGGGCTCTTCGGAGCGACACCGTCCGGCGGGCTCCTCGTCTACCGCGGCGCCGCCGGGCTCGGCAAGACCGCGCTGCTCTCCGAGGTCCGGCGCATGGCGGCCGGCCGCTGCACGGTGTGGTCGGCGCGCGGCGGCGAGACCGTGACATCCGTGCCCTTCCACGTCGTACGGCAGTTGCTCCAGCCGGCCCTGACGGGGCGTCAGCCCGACGGGTTACGGGAACTGCTCGGTGACGGGTACGACATCGTCGGCCCCGCCCTCGGAGTCGCACCGCCCGGCGAACGGCACGCCGATCCACAGGGCGTCAGGGACGGCTTCGAGACGCTCTTCCGCTCACTCGCCGAAGCACGGCCCCCACTCGTCCTGATCATCGACGACGCGCACTGGTCCGACCTCGAATCCCTCGCCTGGCTGGCCTCCTTCGCCCGGCGCACGGGCGGCCCGCCGATCCTGGTCGTCGTCGCGTACCGCGTCGAGGACGCGATCGGCGAGTGCGCCCACCTCCTGCGGGCCCTGGGCGAGAGCGCCAGACTCCTCGTGACCCTGAAGGCACTCACCTCGGAAGCCACCGCCAAGCTCGCCCGCGCCAGCCTCGGGGAGCACGCCGACGAACCGTTCTGCCGCGAGGTCTGGGAAGTCACCGGCGGCAACGCCTACGAAACCGTCGAACTGCTCGCCAAGGCGCGCGACCAGGCCCTGGACCCCGTCGCCGAGTCCGCCGACGCACTCAGCGCGCTCGGCGCCGCGACACGCGGCACCGGCCTCATCGCCAGGCTGGAGGAGCTGGGCACCACCACGACCCGCTTCGCCTGGGCCGCCGCCATCCTCGGCACCGACATCTCCCCCGAACTCGTCGTGTCCCTCGCCGGAATGGGGCCCGCGGAGGCCGCCGACTGCGCCGAGAGGCTCCGGCTGGCCCGCATCCTCGTCGGCACCGACCCGCTGGAATTCGTCCACCCCCTCATCGCCACCGCCGTCTACCGCGCCATCCCTCCGGCCACCAGGACAGCCTTCCACGGCCGGGCCGCCTGGCTCGTCACCCGCAGCGGCCGGGGCGCGGCCCTCGCCTCCCGGCACCTCCTGGAGGTCCACCCCGACAACGACGCCGAACTGGTCGAGCAGTTGCGCGAGGCAGCCGCCGAACACCTCGCGGTCGGCGCCCCCGACGCCGCCCGCCGATGCCTCGAACGCGCCCTGAAGGAACCACCGTTGCCCCGCGTGAGCGCCGAAGTGCTCTACGAACTGGGCTGCGCCACCCTCCTGTCGTCACCGGCCACCACCGTCGATCATCTGCGCGCGGCGATCGACACCCGGCTCCTCGACGACGCGCTGCGCGTCGACGCGGTCTTCCGGCTGTCCCAGGCCCTGACACACAACGACCAGACCCGGGAAGCCGCCCAGGTCGTCGCCGCCGAAGCCGCCCGCACCGCACCCGGGCCCGCCCAGATGCGCCTCAGGGCCGCGCACTTCCTCTGGGAGGGCGTCCAGGACGCCGAGGACGACGGCAGGGAACGCGCCCGCCGCCTCACCGGCACGGCGGCCGGTCTCAGCGGACGCGACAACACCGAACGCGTCCTGCTCATGCTGCGCGCCTTCGACGCCACGGCGCGCGGCGAGAGCGCTGAGGAGATCGTCCAGATCGGCGAACGCGCCCTGGTCGACGGGGTGCTCGCCCCCGGTACCGGCTGGACCGGCACGTCCTGGGGCTTCGAACCACCCGCCCTGCTCGCGCTGTCCTTCGCGTTCGCCGACCAACTCGACCGCGCGGAGAGCCTGTTCGACGAAGGCATGCGGGCCTTCGAGATCTCCGGCTGGAGCGGCGGCCATCTCGCCTTCGCCCATACGCTCGTCGGCTACGCCCACCGCAGACGCGGCCGCCTCGTCGACGCGGAGGCGTATCTGCGCGAGAGCCTGCGCCTGGCCGACCGGGTCGGCGACCGGCTGCCGATGCACTGGAACGGCATCTGCATGCTGGTGGACACCCTCCTCGCCCGGGGCCATGTCGAAGCGGCGCGCGAAGCGGCCGAGCGCTACGCCTTCGCACCGCCGTACGCCTCGTCCATCGCCATCCCCGACGCCCGCTCCGTACGTGGCCGGCTGTTGCTCGCCCTCGGCCGCACGGAGGAGGCGATCGCCGAACTCGAAAGCACGGGGCGGGCGTTGACGGCGCGTGGCAGGCACAACTTGGTGATGGCTCCCTGGGCGTGCGACCTCGCACGGGCGCTGGCCGACGTGGATCCGGACCGCGCGGCCGAACTCGCCGCGTACGCCCGCGACCGGGCCGAGCGTTTCGGTACGCACACCGCGATCGGTGTCGCGCTGTGCACCTCGGCCGCCCTGACCGAGGGGCCGGCCGCCGTCGAGCTGCTCGCCGAGGCGGTCACCCATCTCGAAGCGTCACCCTGTACGTACGAGCTGGCGGTCGCGCGGGTCGAGTACGGCATCGCCGCGCGCTCCGCCCCGGACCTCGGGCGGGGCCGGGTACTCGCCGAGGAGTGCGGCGCCGACGGACTCGCGGAGCGGGCACGGCTGGCGCTGGAGGGCACCAGCACGGCGGGCGGCGGCGCGGTTCACCGCCAGGACTGA
- a CDS encoding serine hydrolase, producing the protein MATAASAAASTADALSRADPSLLYRPGTHVRATSGAPAPPKDVSALSWVVADARTGAVLAAHNAHRALPPASTLKTLFAVTALPRIPSGTRHSVTRADLAGIGAGSSMVGITAGQTYDVADLWRGVFLSSGNDAVRVLAGMNGGWKSTIRQMQAKAEELGARDTRVVSPDGYDEPGQVSSAYDLAVFGRAGLKSPAFARHCSTVDARFPGDRGTAFGIRNTNKLLTGADGVRRYPGLIGVKNGYTTNAGNTLVAAARRGDRTLLATVMNPQSGASHAVYEEARSLLDWGFKAAPAVTPVGSLEPPRPPNPPRQAVEEEKRGLIARAGRAAGPEAVAATATATATATATDTARSPRLAAAARAEPSDRPSAPSGYVWPIVFIGAACLAALVLFVVRRATRRRRDAPEPYPTPPAP; encoded by the coding sequence ATGGCCACCGCCGCGAGCGCCGCGGCCTCCACCGCCGACGCGCTCTCGCGGGCCGACCCCTCCCTGCTGTACCGGCCCGGCACCCACGTGCGCGCGACATCGGGCGCGCCCGCGCCTCCCAAGGATGTCTCCGCCCTCTCCTGGGTCGTCGCCGACGCGCGCACGGGCGCGGTGCTCGCCGCCCACAACGCGCACCGCGCGCTGCCGCCCGCCAGCACGCTCAAGACCCTGTTCGCCGTCACCGCGCTGCCCCGGATCCCCTCGGGCACCCGGCACAGCGTGACCCGGGCCGATCTGGCGGGGATCGGCGCCGGCAGCAGCATGGTGGGAATCACCGCCGGGCAGACGTACGACGTGGCCGATCTGTGGCGGGGTGTCTTCCTCAGCTCGGGCAACGACGCCGTGCGGGTCCTCGCCGGGATGAACGGCGGCTGGAAATCGACCATCAGACAGATGCAGGCCAAGGCGGAGGAGCTGGGCGCCCGCGACACCCGCGTGGTCTCGCCGGACGGCTACGACGAGCCCGGGCAGGTGTCGTCGGCGTACGACCTCGCGGTGTTCGGCCGCGCGGGGCTGAAGTCGCCGGCGTTCGCGCGGCACTGCTCGACCGTCGACGCCCGGTTCCCCGGCGACCGCGGCACGGCCTTCGGCATCCGGAACACGAACAAGCTGCTGACGGGTGCCGATGGTGTGCGGCGCTATCCGGGGCTGATCGGTGTCAAGAACGGCTACACCACGAACGCGGGGAACACACTGGTCGCGGCGGCCCGGCGAGGGGACCGCACGCTGCTGGCGACGGTGATGAATCCGCAGTCCGGGGCCTCCCACGCGGTGTACGAGGAGGCCCGGTCCCTGCTGGACTGGGGCTTCAAGGCCGCGCCCGCCGTGACGCCCGTGGGGTCGCTGGAGCCGCCCCGGCCGCCGAACCCGCCTCGCCAGGCGGTCGAGGAGGAGAAGCGCGGACTGATCGCGCGGGCGGGGCGGGCGGCGGGGCCGGAGGCCGTCGCGGCCACCGCCACGGCCACAGCTACGGCTACGGCTACGGACACCGCGCGGTCGCCCCGCCTCGCGGCCGCGGCGCGGGCCGAGCCCTCGGACCGGCCGTCCGCACCGTCCGGGTACGTCTGGCCCATCGTGTTCATCGGGGCCGCGTGCCTCGCCGCGCTGGTGCTGTTCGTCGTGCGGCGCGCCACCCGCCGACGCCGGGATGCGCCGGAGCCCTACCCGACGCCGCCGGCGCCATGA
- a CDS encoding antibiotic biosynthesis monooxygenase — MILEYIRYRISENRAAEFEAAYARAAGPLGRSPFCHDFELSRCVEESDHYILRIRWESLDKHLKDFRSSAEFRAFFTGIRPYVDAIEEMRHCTPTEVAGVGAGTPRPPTLYEWAGGGDAFDRLSSRFYEIVATDELLAPMFSGMSADHPHHVALWGGEVFGGPA; from the coding sequence ATGATCCTCGAATACATTCGCTACCGAATTTCCGAGAACCGCGCGGCGGAATTCGAAGCCGCCTACGCCCGCGCGGCCGGCCCACTGGGCCGCTCGCCCTTCTGTCACGACTTCGAGCTCTCGCGCTGTGTCGAGGAGTCCGACCACTACATCCTCCGGATCCGCTGGGAGTCGCTCGACAAGCATCTGAAGGACTTCCGGTCCAGTGCGGAGTTCCGTGCCTTCTTCACCGGGATCCGCCCCTACGTCGACGCGATCGAAGAGATGCGGCACTGCACCCCGACCGAAGTCGCCGGAGTCGGCGCCGGTACACCGCGGCCACCGACCCTCTACGAATGGGCCGGTGGCGGCGATGCCTTCGACCGGCTTTCCAGCCGCTTCTACGAAATCGTCGCCACGGACGAATTGCTCGCGCCGATGTTTTCCGGCATGAGCGCGGACCATCCGCACCACGTGGCGCTCTGGGGCGGCGAGGTGTTCGGCGGCCCCGCCTAA